The proteins below are encoded in one region of Brachyspira intermedia PWS/A:
- a CDS encoding Bax inhibitor-1/YccA family protein, giving the protein MANPVLSDKAFNYASSYENENTMTVNGAINKSIILTLVLILSAMVSVFFVLAANPGLLYPAALGSSIAAFVLALIMTFKKELAKVFSILYAILEGVAIGAVSYVFNAAYDGIVVQAVFLTFLDLFIMLVLYRFRIIRVTEKLRSVITVSTLCIGLVYLANFIMSFFGARIPFLYGSSPLSIGISIVVVLIASFNLLLDFDFMEKGEQYNMPKYFEWYAAFGLLVTLVWLYLEILKLLAKTRSRD; this is encoded by the coding sequence ATGGCAAATCCTGTTTTATCAGATAAGGCATTTAATTATGCTTCAAGTTATGAAAATGAAAACACAATGACTGTTAATGGAGCAATTAACAAATCAATAATACTTACATTAGTACTAATACTTTCAGCTATGGTAAGTGTGTTTTTTGTTTTAGCTGCAAATCCTGGTCTTCTTTATCCTGCTGCTTTAGGATCATCTATAGCTGCTTTTGTTTTAGCTTTAATAATGACTTTCAAAAAAGAATTGGCTAAAGTGTTTTCTATACTTTATGCTATACTTGAAGGTGTTGCTATAGGTGCTGTTTCTTATGTTTTTAATGCTGCTTATGACGGTATTGTTGTACAAGCAGTATTTCTTACATTTTTAGATTTATTTATAATGTTAGTATTATATAGATTTAGAATAATAAGAGTAACTGAAAAATTAAGAAGTGTAATAACTGTATCTACATTATGTATAGGTCTTGTATATTTAGCTAATTTTATAATGTCATTCTTTGGTGCTAGAATTCCTTTCTTATATGGTTCAAGTCCTTTAAGCATTGGAATAAGTATTGTAGTTGTTCTTATTGCTTCATTTAATTTGCTTTTGGATTTTGATTTTATGGAGAAAGGTGAGCAGTATAATATGCCTAAATACTTTGAATGGTACGCTGCTTTCGGACTTCTTGTTACTTTGGTATGGCTTTATTTAGAGATATTAAAACTTTTAGCCAAAACAAGAAGCAGAGATTAA